The following coding sequences lie in one Gammaproteobacteria bacterium genomic window:
- the prfB gene encoding peptide chain release factor 2, translated as MFEVNPVKYKVDDLRQRSDVLRGYLDYDQNNERLIEVTKELEDSAVWNEPERAQALGKERANLEAIVNTIDRMETGLEDVEGLVELAVEADDQETFDEAVVELASLEQQLEKLEFRRMFSGANDVNNCYMDIQSGSGGTEAQDWANMVLRMYLRWGEAKGFKVELMEVSAGEVAGIKGATIKFSGEYAHGWLRTESGVHRLVRKSPFDSGSRRHTSFCSAFVYPEIDDDIEIEINPADLRIDTYRASGAGGQHVNKTDSAIRITHLPTNTVVQCQSDRSQHKNRAAAMKQLKGKLYELEIDKQNEDKQQLEDGKADIGWGSQIRSYVLDASRIKDLRTGIESSNTGAVLDGDLDKFIEASLKSGL; from the coding sequence ATGTTCGAAGTTAATCCAGTTAAATACAAAGTCGACGATTTACGTCAACGTTCCGACGTGCTTCGGGGGTATCTTGACTACGACCAAAATAACGAAAGGTTAATCGAGGTTACTAAAGAACTTGAAGACTCAGCGGTATGGAACGAGCCGGAACGAGCGCAAGCCTTAGGTAAAGAGCGCGCTAATCTTGAAGCGATAGTTAATACCATCGACCGGATGGAAACTGGGCTTGAAGATGTCGAAGGTTTGGTTGAGCTGGCGGTTGAAGCCGACGATCAGGAAACGTTCGACGAAGCCGTCGTAGAGCTTGCAAGCTTAGAGCAACAGTTGGAAAAACTCGAATTTCGTCGTATGTTTAGTGGTGCTAATGATGTTAATAACTGCTACATGGATATTCAGTCTGGCTCTGGCGGTACCGAAGCGCAAGATTGGGCTAATATGGTCTTGCGGATGTATTTACGCTGGGGTGAAGCCAAAGGTTTCAAGGTCGAATTAATGGAAGTGTCTGCCGGTGAAGTTGCTGGCATTAAAGGCGCAACAATTAAGTTTAGTGGTGAATATGCCCACGGCTGGTTGCGTACTGAAAGTGGCGTTCACCGTTTGGTGCGAAAATCGCCGTTTGACTCAGGCTCGCGTCGTCACACCTCGTTTTGTTCAGCGTTTGTTTATCCTGAAATTGACGACGATATTGAAATAGAGATTAATCCGGCTGATTTACGAATTGATACCTACCGCGCGTCAGGCGCTGGTGGTCAGCACGTTAACAAGACCGATTCGGCGATCCGAATTACTCACTTGCCGACTAATACCGTGGTGCAGTGTCAGAGCGATCGCTCACAACACAAAAACCGCGCAGCAGCAATGAAGCAGTTAAAAGGCAAGTTATACGAGCTGGAAATTGATAAGCAAAATGAAGACAAACAACAGCTTGAAGACGGCAAAGCAGACATAGGTTGGGGCAGTCAAATTCGCTCTTACGTGCTTGACGCTTCAAGAATAAAAGATTTACGTACTGGAATAGAAAGTTCCAATACCGGTGCCGTATTAGACGGTGATTTAGACAAATTTATTGAAGCCAGCTTAAAAAGCGGCTTGTAA
- the recJ gene encoding single-stranded-DNA-specific exonuclease RecJ, with protein sequence MEPTIVRRELADCSHLNFIALPLLQRVYASRGISGAKDLEYQLKNLLNPATLKDSGKAADLLFEAITNQQKIIIVGDFDADGATSTALSLLTLRRFGAADVDFIVPNRFDFGYGLSVPIVDIAHQQGAKLIMTVDNGISSIDGVARAKELGMTVVVTDHHLAGSQLPIADAIVNPNQPDCTFASKNLAGVGVAFYVMLALRAKMRQQNYFEQTGLAEPNMAEYLDIVALGTVADVVPLDNNNRILVDQGIARIKAGRCRPGIKALLEIANRNISRCVASDMGFAIGPRLNAAGRLDDMSLGILCLTTDDFAQAKQIAIELDDFNKDRREIEAGMQQEALDIIAKLPFSEAEGEVPFAFALFHPDWHQGVSGIVASRIKDKFHRPVIVFADAGDGELKGSGRSIEGLHLRDLLERVNTLAPGLILKFGGHAMAAGLSIKQDDYKKFAELFEQLAQEILTPEQLSGKIHSDGELIASEFNLEVAQQLRSAGPWGQGFPEPCFDGKFRVIQQRIVGQKHLKLVLEPEGSKVVIDAIAFNIDPMVWPNPNIEWVEVAYRLDINEFRNKQSLQLMVEHLIPL encoded by the coding sequence GTGGAACCTACTATTGTACGTCGCGAACTAGCTGATTGTTCTCATCTTAATTTTATTGCGTTGCCCTTGTTGCAACGAGTTTACGCCAGTCGCGGCATTAGCGGGGCTAAAGATTTAGAGTACCAATTAAAAAACTTACTCAACCCGGCGACTCTAAAAGACAGTGGCAAAGCCGCTGATTTATTGTTTGAGGCGATCACTAATCAGCAAAAGATTATTATCGTTGGCGATTTTGATGCCGACGGTGCAACCTCAACCGCATTATCGTTATTAACCTTACGTCGTTTTGGCGCCGCTGATGTCGATTTTATTGTGCCAAATCGCTTTGACTTTGGTTATGGCTTGTCGGTGCCGATTGTTGATATTGCCCATCAGCAGGGCGCAAAACTTATTATGACGGTTGATAATGGCATTTCATCAATCGACGGAGTGGCGCGTGCTAAAGAACTTGGCATGACCGTGGTTGTTACCGACCATCACCTTGCTGGCTCGCAGCTACCGATTGCTGATGCGATTGTTAACCCGAACCAACCAGACTGTACCTTTGCCAGCAAGAACTTGGCCGGAGTTGGCGTGGCGTTTTATGTGATGCTGGCATTGCGCGCTAAAATGCGTCAGCAAAACTATTTTGAGCAAACAGGTTTGGCCGAGCCAAACATGGCCGAATATCTCGATATTGTGGCGCTTGGCACCGTGGCCGACGTTGTGCCGCTTGATAACAACAACCGTATTTTGGTTGACCAAGGTATTGCGCGCATTAAAGCCGGCCGTTGTCGTCCGGGCATTAAAGCGCTACTTGAAATTGCTAACCGTAATATCTCACGCTGTGTGGCCAGTGACATGGGCTTTGCAATTGGTCCTCGCTTAAACGCCGCTGGTCGGCTTGACGATATGTCGTTAGGCATTTTATGTTTAACCACCGACGACTTTGCTCAGGCCAAGCAGATAGCGATCGAGCTAGACGACTTTAATAAAGATCGCCGTGAAATTGAGGCGGGCATGCAGCAAGAAGCGTTAGACATTATCGCTAAACTGCCGTTTAGCGAAGCTGAGGGCGAAGTTCCTTTTGCGTTCGCGCTGTTTCATCCTGACTGGCACCAAGGGGTCAGTGGCATCGTAGCCTCACGCATTAAAGACAAATTCCACCGCCCAGTTATTGTGTTTGCTGACGCCGGTGATGGCGAGCTAAAAGGATCTGGTCGCTCAATTGAAGGGCTGCATTTACGCGATTTACTTGAGCGAGTTAATACGCTGGCACCTGGGCTTATCCTGAAATTTGGTGGCCACGCAATGGCTGCTGGCTTGTCGATTAAACAAGATGATTATAAGAAGTTTGCCGAATTATTTGAGCAATTGGCACAAGAAATACTGACCCCAGAGCAGCTCAGTGGCAAAATTCATTCTGATGGCGAACTTATTGCGAGCGAATTTAATCTTGAGGTTGCGCAGCAATTACGATCTGCGGGTCCGTGGGGCCAGGGGTTCCCTGAGCCGTGTTTCGATGGTAAGTTCCGCGTTATACAGCAACGCATCGTCGGCCAAAAGCACCTTAAATTAGTGCTCGAACCTGAAGGCTCAAAGGTTGTTATCGACGCCATTGCCTTTAATATTGACCCAATGGTATGGCCAAACCCGAATATTGAATGGGTTGAGGTCGCTTACCGACTTGATATTAATGAATTTCGTAACAAACAGTCGTTGCAGTTAATGGTTGAACATTTAATCCCGCTTTAG